The following nucleotide sequence is from Methanobacterium sp..
ACTAATCCTATCGCCATTAAAATCTTATTGGCATCCAATATATCTTGGGAAGATTTTCCATGATGTTTATGACCATATTTTCCTGTAATAACTCCCACCAACGTATTATTTATTACGATATCACTGTTTGATTATTCATTTTTGCATAGGATTTAGTTTTCAGCCCTTAATCTGTTTCTTGAAAACAACACCACCCCTATAACAAAGAGCACAGCAGTTAATAGGGCAGCCCATCCCACATGGTAAGCAATGGCATCCCATCCACCCCCGAAGGTTAAGGTTGCTCTGAGTGCATAGAGAACATGGGTCCATGGTAAGATGTCATAAATTTGGAATGATTGTCCCCATAGATGTCCAATCACTATTTGAGGGAGTGGGAAAAATGCGCCTACAAGGAAGCTGGTGGGCACACTTATTAGGGTTCCCAGACTGCTTGCCTGATGGTCATTACGTGCGAAGGCAGCAATTATCATACCTAATGAGATGGAAGCTATTCCCCCTATGATTCCAACAAATAAGGCTAATATGAGTGTATTTAACCCACCCTGCCAATGGAATCCTATTAGAACTGCGATAATTAAGAGAATGACAACTTGTACCGCGGCAATGAGGGACCATGGTAATAATCCTCCGAATAATAAGTCGAAAGATGTCATGTTAGATAGTTTAAGCCGGGCCAAGGTGCCTTTTTCCACCTCCCTGGTTAAAGCGGAAGCCACAGTGGTGGTTAGAAGTAAAATTGCAAATACAATCATTCCCGGAGCTAAAAAGTCAAATGTGGTGAAGGATCCAGTGCCGGAAATAGCTTCCACCTTACTTTGAATGTACTGTGTTGTTTCAACCCCTGGTGATCCAGTGATGGCACTGCGTGTTTGGATGACCAACGTATCCTTATACTGCTCCAAAACACCAGTTAAAATGCCTTGACTGGTGCCGAATCCTATATATCCCGTGTCTCCCCTGATAATCAATGTTGAAGTGGCATTGGAAGACTGTGCTGAGGTGTTCTGACCAAGTGTTACTGGTTGCTGCGCGGTACTGGTGATCAAAGCTACCATTGATTGAGAAAAGTTTTCGGGTATGATCAAGGCTGCATCAACATCTTTAGCTTCAAGTTTTTTATTGGCTTCAGTTTCAGTGGTCAGGTTTACATCAAATAAATGAACATCGCTGTCTTGATACTTCGAATCCTCCAGTACCTTTGTTAGATTGTTGCCAAAGTTCACTGTTTCTCCAGTAATAGGCATGGTGGCTCCTTTATCATAATTTACAACTGCCAAGTTGTGGGGTTGGTTACTCTGCCCCATACCTCCAAAGGCAAATCCAAATACTAACATGAAAAATAGGGGAAACAGGAGAATCATGGCCAAGCCTTTACGGTCACGTATTAATTCTTTGAAATCTTTTTTGGCGATGCTAATAAATTTCATTTTTACTCCCTCAATCCAGTTCCAGTTAAATCAATGAAAACATCTTCTAGTGTATTTTGCCGCACAGAAAGATCAACTACTCTAAGTCCTAACTGCTTTAATTCGTCCATAATAAGGGGGAGTTTGCCAACAGCGTCCCGAGCTCTGATGTTAATCTGTGTATTTACTTGGACCACACTATGAATTCCTTCCAGTTTTTTTACTGAATTTATAAATTCTTGATTTTTTTTAGGGTCTGAAATTATCATTTCTACTACATCGCCCTCACCAGTTTCTTTCTTAAGATTTGAAGGTGAGTCCAGCCGTAGCAACTTACCATGGTCAATAATGGCAACACGATCAGATAACCTGTCTGCCTCGTCCATTAAGTGAGTGGTCAAAATAACAGTCTTTCCTTCATCATCACGCAGACTTCGAATATAATTCCATAAAACTCTGCGAGATTGAGGGTCAAGTCCTTCGGAGGGTTCGTCTAAGACCACGATCTCTGGCTCGTGAATTAATGCTAATGCCAGATTCAAACGACGTTTCATACCACCAGATAGTTGAGAAACAACAGTGTTGGCCTTTTCAGTTAGGAAGAGGTCATTCAATAATTTATCAACCCTTTTTTTTAGCTTTTCTCTTGGAACTTCATACAGGTCACCCATGAGCATTAAACTTTCCTTACATGTGAGATAATCCCATAAAACTAATTCCTGTGGACATATTCCAATGGTTCCTTTCTCTATTTCTTGAACTTCCTGGCCATCTATGAATACTTGACCACTGCTAGGGCGTAAGAGTCCTACCATCATTTGGATTGATGTTGTTTTTCCAGCCCCATTGGGTCCCAGGAACCCGAACACTTCCCCACGATTAATCTTAAGATTTAGATTTTCAACTGCTGAAAATTCTCCAAAACTCTTTTTAAGGTCTTGAACCTCTATGATGACATTATTCATCCTTTAATAACCTCCAGAGTATCCGATATATGATATTTTTTGTAAAATTTTTGGATGGATATTGATATTATCATTTTTCTCCCAGATTTCCAATAATAGATTTAATTAATTACTTATAAATGTTCAGTTCTAGTAAAGTCTGGTGATAGTTATGATCGATAGGATTGAAGTGAGCATGATCAATGAAAGTGTGCACAACTTTCGTAAGGGGGAATTTGGTGTTAAGTCAATTGAAATCCATGAAAAAAGGGGGTTAATTGAAATAATTTACGTTTCTAAAGAAACTGGGACAAAAAACGTTTTGATTCCCTTGCAAAATGTTGAAAAATGTGAATTTACACAAAAATCTGATTCAAAAGGTGCTTGAAGCTTCAGTTTTAGAGTAAAAGTTTGTTTCGATAGTATTTTGAGTATACTGCCCCTAATGGATTATGAGCCAGTATTCGGTCTTTTACCACCAGGGTGGTTACTGGTGCATGTGAATGTTCGGTGAATAACAAATCATGACCCATGCATAGTCCAATGATTATATTTAGATCGGTTTTCTTTTTATTCAGAAACCATGCTTGGCCAATAGGGTTACACATGGACTCTTTACGATTTTTTTCTATTTTTTCAAGGTCAAAATCAGATTTATCAATTCCACATACTTTACAACACACAGAATAGACCTTAAAATGCTTTTTAAATATGGAATGTATTATTCTTGATTCTTCTTCTAACCCCAAACAGAATGCCATTCCTATCTTTTCATAATTCATCATCTCAGAAAAGAGGATTATCTCCTCTAAACGTGTTTTTTCCATGTAATATCTGGATTCGATGGATGTAGAAGTTTTTAATAAGTTGATATCTTGTTCTGTGTAAAGTTTTGTGATTTCTTCTTTGCTATCTA
It contains:
- a CDS encoding DUF1847 domain-containing protein — its product is MNCASCPHKDCYDGKDCLDSKEEITKLYTEQDINLLKTSTSIESRYYMEKTRLEEIILFSEMMNYEKIGMAFCLGLEEESRIIHSIFKKHFKVYSVCCKVCGIDKSDFDLEKIEKNRKESMCNPIGQAWFLNKKKTDLNIIIGLCMGHDLLFTEHSHAPVTTLVVKDRILAHNPLGAVYSKYYRNKLLL
- a CDS encoding ABC transporter permease — encoded protein: MKFISIAKKDFKELIRDRKGLAMILLFPLFFMLVFGFAFGGMGQSNQPHNLAVVNYDKGATMPITGETVNFGNNLTKVLEDSKYQDSDVHLFDVNLTTETEANKKLEAKDVDAALIIPENFSQSMVALITSTAQQPVTLGQNTSAQSSNATSTLIIRGDTGYIGFGTSQGILTGVLEQYKDTLVIQTRSAITGSPGVETTQYIQSKVEAISGTGSFTTFDFLAPGMIVFAILLLTTTVASALTREVEKGTLARLKLSNMTSFDLLFGGLLPWSLIAAVQVVILLIIAVLIGFHWQGGLNTLILALFVGIIGGIASISLGMIIAAFARNDHQASSLGTLISVPTSFLVGAFFPLPQIVIGHLWGQSFQIYDILPWTHVLYALRATLTFGGGWDAIAYHVGWAALLTAVLFVIGVVLFSRNRLRAEN
- a CDS encoding ATP-binding cassette domain-containing protein, giving the protein MNNVIIEVQDLKKSFGEFSAVENLNLKINRGEVFGFLGPNGAGKTTSIQMMVGLLRPSSGQVFIDGQEVQEIEKGTIGICPQELVLWDYLTCKESLMLMGDLYEVPREKLKKRVDKLLNDLFLTEKANTVVSQLSGGMKRRLNLALALIHEPEIVVLDEPSEGLDPQSRRVLWNYIRSLRDDEGKTVILTTHLMDEADRLSDRVAIIDHGKLLRLDSPSNLKKETGEGDVVEMIISDPKKNQEFINSVKKLEGIHSVVQVNTQINIRARDAVGKLPLIMDELKQLGLRVVDLSVRQNTLEDVFIDLTGTGLRE